A single Rhopalosiphum padi isolate XX-2018 chromosome 4, ASM2088224v1, whole genome shotgun sequence DNA region contains:
- the LOC132931044 gene encoding uncharacterized protein C6orf136 homolog → MANSVRKICTKIGNGHQYLLGTAKTSAYGGHVVSDTVQQHHLARPQVETFCKINYAENSFRQSQPLLDYIVRPVKNKQSAEAAAVEWFNSGYSRHTNPENDVCHSTAFKQDNSIKSDENTSTSDSKGLPSAEQLDRVYNRLGEDLPLMFRQNLDYALYHPKLVFENNIRGTKSVGLEYFMSTISILRLMGHIKYAFVKFDILKITKHPEDGTIKIRWRIKGISGMKVFLKFWKFRLWNLEQVIKENVESWHDGFSIFYLGSDGLVHKLTADKMQPDNDPVIEDKNPLATKLALFLGLSPQLGNLDCLISFDSEQANELLKMVIMSLEDVI, encoded by the exons ATGGCCAACTCCGTGCGCAAGATTTGCACGAAAATCGGAAACGGTCATCAGTACTTATTGGGCACGGCCAAAACGTCAGCGTACGGCGGTCACGTCGTGTCGGACACCGTTCAACAGCATCACTTGGCCAGACCACAG GTcgaaacattttgtaaaatcaaCTATGCCGAAAATTCGTTCCGTCAGTCACAACCGTTGCTCGATTACATTGTTCGACCTGTCAAAAACAAACAATCTGCAGAAGCAGCCGCTGTTGAATGGTTTAACTCTGGGTATAGCAGACACACAAATCCCGAAAATGATGTTTGTCACAGCACTGCGTTTAAACAAGACAATTCCATCAAGTCTGACGAAAATACTAGCACATCAGATTCTAAAGGACTACCAAGTGCAGAACAGCTAGACCGTGTTTACAATAGGTTGGGAGAAGAT ttacCATTAATGTTTAGGCAAAATTTAGATTATGCATTATACCATCCCAAATTGGTATTCGAGAATAACATCAGAGGAACAAAGAGTGT AGGCTTAGAATATTTTATGTCAACAATTTCTATACTGCGTTTGATGGGCCATATTAAGTATGCTTttgtaaaatttgatattttaaaaatcaccaAACATCCAGAAGATGGAACGATAAAAATACGTTGGAGAATCAAAGGTATATCAGGAATGAAAGTGTTTCTGAAGTTTTGGAAATTCAGACTATGGAATTTGGAACAAGTCATTAAAGAAAATGTAGAATC gTGGCATGATGGTTTTTCAATATTCTATTTAGGGTCTGATGGTTTGGTTCATAAGCTTACTGCTGACAaa ATGCAACCAGATAACGACCCAGTAATAGAGGACAAAAATCCACTGGCGACAAAATTGGCTCTCTTTTTAGGACTATCACCACAGTTGGGTAATTTGGATTGCTTAATTTCATTTGACTCTGAACAGGCAAATGAATTATTGAAGATGGTTATTATGTCTCTAGaagatgttatttaa